The following coding sequences lie in one Steroidobacter denitrificans genomic window:
- a CDS encoding FecCD family ABC transporter permease, producing MNRARIAAIYLLLVAAALAALALSLVSGSVHIDFTGVIQGLRGNDALTQALILDLRLPRALTAFAAGGVLAIAGVLMQVLLRNPLADPFIMGVSGGAAVAALSAMLLGVSGLFVNISATLGAFGTIALVFALARGEGGWTPVRLLLTGIVVAAGASAVVSMLLALGDEAKLRGMLFWLMGDLSFATRPAPLLIVYMAALILCFPFARHLNVLARGELQARVLGAPVDQLRTGIFLSTSALTAACVTAAGPIGFVGLVTPHLARLMLGVDHRFVLPAAALLGGILVTTADLCARVLFAPRQLPVGALTAVIGVPLFLVLLRKKT from the coding sequence GTGAACCGCGCCAGAATAGCCGCCATCTACCTTCTCCTCGTTGCCGCAGCGCTGGCCGCACTGGCCTTGTCGTTGGTCAGCGGCAGCGTACACATCGATTTTACCGGTGTGATACAGGGCTTGCGCGGCAACGATGCTTTGACGCAGGCGCTCATTCTGGATTTGCGTCTACCGCGCGCGCTCACGGCATTCGCCGCCGGCGGCGTACTGGCCATCGCCGGTGTACTTATGCAAGTTCTGTTACGCAATCCGCTGGCCGACCCGTTCATCATGGGTGTTTCCGGTGGTGCCGCCGTGGCGGCTCTATCGGCCATGTTGCTGGGCGTCAGCGGCCTGTTCGTCAACATCTCGGCGACCTTGGGAGCATTCGGCACGATTGCGCTGGTCTTCGCGCTGGCGCGCGGCGAGGGCGGCTGGACGCCCGTGCGCCTGCTGTTGACCGGCATAGTGGTCGCTGCAGGCGCAAGCGCCGTCGTCAGCATGCTGCTTGCGCTGGGCGATGAAGCCAAGCTGCGCGGCATGTTGTTCTGGCTGATGGGCGATCTATCCTTCGCCACTCGTCCGGCACCCCTGCTGATCGTCTACATGGCGGCGCTCATCCTATGCTTCCCGTTCGCGCGTCATCTCAACGTATTGGCGCGCGGTGAACTGCAAGCACGCGTGCTGGGCGCTCCGGTCGACCAGTTGCGAACCGGTATTTTCCTGTCCACGTCCGCATTGACCGCCGCCTGCGTCACTGCCGCCGGCCCGATCGGATTCGTGGGGCTCGTCACTCCCCACCTGGCGCGCCTGATGCTCGGTGTGGACCATCGCTTCGTGCTGCCTGCCGCCGCACTGCTGGGCGGCATCCTGGTCACTACCGCCGATCTTTGTGCACGTGTCTTGTTCGCGCCGCGTCAACTGCCGGTAGGCGCCCTCACCGCGGTGATCGGCGTGCCCTTGTTCCTGGTGCTGCTGCGCAAGAAAACTTGA
- a CDS encoding RNA pyrophosphohydrolase, translating into MTDFIDADGFRANVGIVLIRDDRQVFLGGRMGGRGWQFPQGGVLRDEAPEEALYRELKEEIGLERSDVELVAVTRSWLRYRLPRQYVRRNSHPPCIGQKQRWFLLRLVGAEEHVHFDATETPEFERWRWVDYWTPVREVVYFKRAVYARALDELAQQAFPQNPPALPDWSAQEKHLRRLARHRAGIGFRREKERGKSSTAL; encoded by the coding sequence ATGACAGATTTCATCGATGCGGACGGCTTTCGCGCCAATGTCGGAATCGTACTGATCCGGGATGACCGGCAGGTCTTCCTGGGCGGCCGCATGGGCGGTCGCGGGTGGCAGTTCCCACAGGGTGGCGTACTTCGGGACGAAGCGCCTGAAGAAGCGCTCTATCGTGAGCTCAAGGAAGAAATCGGCCTGGAACGCAGCGATGTCGAATTGGTCGCTGTGACTCGCAGTTGGCTGCGTTATCGGCTGCCTCGCCAGTACGTACGTCGCAACAGCCATCCTCCGTGTATCGGTCAGAAGCAACGCTGGTTTCTATTGCGTCTGGTGGGTGCAGAGGAACATGTGCATTTCGATGCAACCGAGACGCCGGAGTTCGAGCGCTGGCGCTGGGTCGACTATTGGACGCCGGTGCGAGAGGTGGTGTACTTCAAGCGGGCGGTCTATGCCCGGGCGCTGGATGAATTGGCGCAACAGGCATTCCCTCAGAACCCTCCCGCGCTGCCGGACTGGTCGGCCCAGGAAAAACATCTGCGCAGACTGGCGCGTCATCGTGCCGGCATCGGATTTCGCCGGGAGAAAGAACGTGGAAAGAGCTCTACAGCGCTCTAG